Proteins encoded by one window of Xiphias gladius isolate SHS-SW01 ecotype Sanya breed wild chromosome 15, ASM1685928v1, whole genome shotgun sequence:
- the notum1b gene encoding inactive palmitoleoyl-protein carboxylesterase notum1b produces MQSRCAVRSSAGLSAVRSCLLLLFIHMSAPVEARRVRGGRAQTRRVQQQQQHHQHQQQQQQQQQQAPAYRERVEGPESFPLDFTAVEGNMDNFMVQIKNLAQSLYPCSAQKLDQDMKLHFLRNASVTCNDGSPAGYYIKESTGSKRWLLFLEGGWYCFSRETCDSRYETMRRLMSSTKWPQTRTGTGILSPQPEENPHWWNANMVFIPYCSSDVWSGATPKTDHSDYAFMGSMIIREVVNELLTKGLDNAKVLLLAGSSAGGTGALLNVDYVAEQLESKGYTGVQVRGLADSGWFLDNKQYKFTDCLDTISCAPSEAIKRGIRYWGGLVPESCRQAHVGEEWNCYFGYKVYPTLKSPVFVVQWLFDEAQLTVDNIHLTGQPVHEGQWRYIQNLGQELRSTLRDVPAMFAPACLSHELITRTYWMDIQVKGTSLPRALHCWDRSLQDNLHVNSSHGNHSHQKHNTPPIRGCPLHLIDSCPWPHCNPSCPTIRDQLTGQEMSVIQFLKHMGFDVQKVAQQQGMDPRKLLGMLSNGN; encoded by the exons ATGCAGAGCCGCTGTGCAGTGAGGAGCTCGGCCGGTCTGTCCGCGGTGCGCTCCTGCCTGCTGCTCCTCTTCATCCACATGAGCGCACCGGTGGAGGCGCGGAGAGTGCGCGGCGGTCGGGCGCAAACTCGGcgggtgcagcagcagcagcagcaccaccagcaccagcagcagcagcagcagcagcagcagcaggctccGGCGTACAGGGAGCGGGTGGAAGGGCCAGAGAGCTTCCCTTTAGACTTTACCGCCGTGGAGGGCAACATGGACAACTTCATGGTGCAGATAAAGAACTTGGCGCAGTCACTGTACCCGTGCTCTGCGCAGAAACTGGACCAGGACATGAAGTTGCACTTTCTGAGGAACGCGTCCGTGACTTGCAATGACGGGTCACCTGCAGG GTACTACATCAAGGAGTCCACAGGCAGCAAGAGGTGGCTGCTGTTCTTAGAGG gTGGATGGTACTGTTTCAGCAGGGAGACCTGTGACAGCAGGTACGAGACAATGAGGAGACTGATGAGCTCCACCAAGTGGCCACAAACCAGAACAG GAACAGGAATTCTGTCTCCTCAGCCAGAGGAAAACCCGCACTGGTGGAACGCCAACATGGT gTTCATCCCATACTGCTCCAGTGATGTGTGGAGCGGAGCCACCCCGAAGACAGATCACA GTGACTATGCGTTCATGGGGTCTATGATCATTAGGGAGGTGGTGAACGAGCTGCTGACAAAAGGTCTGGACAACGCCAAGGTTCTTCTTCTTGCAGGAAGCAG CGCGGGCGGTACAGGCGCCCTGCTGAACGTGGACTACGTTGCCGAGCAGCTGGAGTCAAAGGGCTACACAGGGGTGCAGGTCAGGGGCCTGGCGGACTCCGGGTGGTTCCTGGACAACAAACAGTACAAATTCACAGACTGCCTGGATACCATCAGCTGTGCCCCCAGTGAGGCCATAAAGAGAGGCATCAG GTACTGGGGCGGACTAGTGCCAGAAAGCTGCAGACAGGCCCACGTTGGAGAGGAGTGGAACTGTTACTTTGGATATAAGGTCTACCCCACGTTAAAAA gCCCGGTGTTCGTGGTGCAGTGGCTGTTTGACGAGGCCCAGCTGACGGTCGACAACATCCACCTGACGGGACAGCCCGTCCACGAGGGCCAGTGGAGGTACATACAGAACCTGGGCCAGGAGCTGAGGAGCACGCTCCGTGATGTACC GGCGATGTTTGCTCCGGCCTGCTTGTCTCATGAGCTCATTACCAGAAC TTACTGGATGGACATTCAGGTGAAAGGCACCTCCCTACCCAGAGCCCTCCACTGCTGGGACCGCAGCCTCCAAGACAACCTCCACGTCAACAGCAGCCACGGCAACCACAGCCACCAAAAGCACAACACCCCACCCATAAGGGGTTGCCCTCTACATTTGATCGACAGCTGCCCGTGGCCTCACTGTAACCCCTCCTGCCCAACTATTCGCGACCAGCTGACGGGACAGGAGATGAGCGTGATCCAGTTCCTGAAACACATGGGCTTTGACGTGCAGAAGGTGGCTCAGCAGCAGGGGATGGACCCCAGGAAGCTACTGGGCATGCTCAGTAACGGGAACTGA